A window of Periplaneta americana isolate PAMFEO1 chromosome 9, P.americana_PAMFEO1_priV1, whole genome shotgun sequence genomic DNA:
CCTGTATGACGGCGCTCATGTCGTTTTAGGCTACCCGACGTCGTGAAATccttaccacaaacatcgcatttgaaaggtttatcgCCTGTGTGACTGCGTGCATGGACTTTCAGGATACCCGACTGCGcgtaacacttaccacaaacatcacatttgaaaggtttctcaccGGTGTGCGAGCGTTCATGTTTTTTTAAGTTACTCGATATCAGGAAACGCTTAGGACAAACATTGCACTTAAAAGGTTTATCGCCAGTGTGCAGACTTGCATGGGCTCTTAGGTAAGCCGActgcgagaaacacttaccacaaacgtcACACTTGAAGGACTTCTCGGCTGCGTGCAAGCGTTCATGACTTCTTAGGTTACTGGACTGCGAATAACACTtgccacaaatatcacatttgaaaggtttctcgccagtgtgcaGGCGTTGATGCGTTTTTAGGGAACCCGATCGCGAGAAGCACTTACCACAAacgtcacatttgaaaggtttctgacCCGTGTGCAGAACTTCGTGTCGTCTTAGGGTACTGAAATGCGAGAAAGCCTTACCACATacttcacatttgaaaggtttctcgccagtgtgtGTGCGTTTATGGGCTTTTAAGTTACACGACAGAGagtaacacttaccacaaacatcacatttgaaaggtttatgGTCAGTGTGCAGACGCTCATGGGCTCTTATGTTACCTGATTGCGCGTAACGCttaccacaaatatcacatttgaaaggtttctcgccagtgtgcaAACGTTTATGGGATTTTAATTTGTAGGACTGCGAGTAACACTTACCAcacacatcacatttgaaaggtttctcgccagtgtgcaCTTTTTGATGGATACTTAGGTTACCCGACTGTGtgtaacacttaccacaaacatcacatttaaacGGCCTCTCGCCAGTGTGGAGGCGTTCGTGAGCTCTTGCGACACTGGATTTCgcaaaacacttaccacaaacatcacatttgaaaggtttgacACCTGTGTGAAGGCGCTCATGAATTTTTAGGGTACTTGACAATGCGAAATCCTTACCACAAAAACCGCATTTcaaaggtttctcgccagtatgCACGTGTTTATGGCTCCTCAAGCCACTCGATTGCGAGAAACACCTGCCACAAACATtacacttgaaaggtttctcgcctgcgTGCAGGCGTTCGTGAGTTTTTAGGTTACCCAAGTTTGAAAAACACTTCGCACAAACATCGCATTTTAAAGTTTTCTTGCCTACGTCCTTCGGTACAGGGCCGTTGAGTTTCTCCGCAGTTGAGTAACATATTTCAGACGATTCTAATTCCAATTGTTTCTCATCTTTATGAGTCCGCGCAGGTTCTCCCGAGGAACCCGAATTCTTTGGTGTCTCATGTGCAATAGTGTGGAATTCTGATGAGACAGCCCTCTCATTGGTAGCTGCAATCCTGTCGGAAATACATCAATCTATTAAATAGCCGCAACAAATATACTGCTAATGAATATTCACACCAGAAGAAACCTATTTAATGAGGAGGTACATTATCACTAGAGATACAGCCTTGAAAATAAACGCGTCGATGTTAAAAGGGCATAACCACCACTACAagtcattttcgttttttcactGCCTTTGAATCTTGGAAGGTAGGTCTATCAGTCTATGTTAAAGAGGCATATGTATCAGTACCCAATACGCGGTTAGATACATTAATTTCTATGTTTCATGTTAAATGGGCATAAGTATGGCGTTTCTGGCCTATAAAAAAACCAGTGCTGATGTTCATGCTATAGCTAGTTCCGGTATCGTAATTTCTTTGGATGTCAGTTACTTGGCGATTGTTTGATTCCAACACTTTAATCTCTCTGGATGTCAGCTAAACAacttttaatatttgaggagaaaaatttgctccggcgccggggatcgaacccgggtccttggttctacgtaccaagcgctctgaccactgagctacgccgaattcaatccacagcaccggatcgaaccttcctcctacagtgttatttcccttttgtggcctgactccaagctaggcatatacgttgacgtttatatttcaagtcaactgccattatacaaggagcgcactcagctgagtgactaatggccgggattccgcagtaaagtgctcagcaatctgtacagaatcaTGCACTATAACAgaaattattctgttggaccaattaataacatctctaGTAAATAAACAACTTTTGTTAATTTGGTGGTTGCTTCTGCATGCTGTAGCTTACATTTACCGTAATTCGAGGTAACTATTGAAAGGTGGAAAATTGAGAACGAGTTGTCCAGGGACGAAGATTGTCCGTAGGAGAGGTTGGTCAGAGAAAAAAATACTGCTGTGCTGTACATTTTCCATTAAGGGACGGCTTGCAAAGAGCCAGGTCATGCTTTTTCTTTTCTGCGTCACTACTTACAGTCAGTATGATGAGCTGATAACTGTACCGGTCAGAATAAGAACCATACTCTAAGTTCCTACTGTCACTCAGGTTGAAAAGGATTCAGGAGCTGTTTCCtgttcatggacaaatttttatacTATGCGATATGGATTTTGCAGTGATCAAAAGGAAACTGCGGAGGCATAATAGGATTTACACTATTCACCAGTTAACTGAATTGATCATCATAAGCAGCGCACAACAAAAGTTCACCTGTGTTGATCTGGAAACAACTGAGATTGTGTTAGATTACAAAAAATGATGGCCTCCACTTTACATGAAATGTCCCGCACCCAAAGAAACTGCAAACAAACCAAAAGGAGAAAGGTTGTTTTTTGGAATAAGCAGCCTGTGTcattttcattataattcagaTAACCATGGAGTAagccaacgagcacagaatacatagagtagacactagcatcttaataccattggacggagtgaagccggtttgatggacctgacgccatcttgttgctaccaaaacattgtaaaatagctattacgttatagaagatcttatgataataagaattccatatgttcctaatttcctggaggactcacactttgtttgtttcgtaatacagaatcgctaagcacgtatttttagcaaaaattacaaaactatcgataaatcacatatatacaggctatttaaattgacagctcttcaaattgcagtatggtattaataggtaatctggaaggttaaacaaacaataatgataaaaaaaaggaagataacagtttgaccttattttgttactagtccaataaaaatgctaccctataataattacttttataggttgatccatttgcttcgatttaataatgcaacttgcttcttaacgcaaattagcaatctcttccttttgccagtatttcgtatagatgtcccgattttgtttagagaaaaagtggaatgctcttaaccatatactatttgataggctcttcgtttatagtatataattagat
This region includes:
- the LOC138705738 gene encoding zinc finger protein 665-like isoform X2, with the translated sequence MDVIKMEPDINPLPIPPSDTEEKKLLSQEGNVLDQHVTEIKTECKDDLISEMTFAEVEEAREFDHLEEEVKLEGATEEDEVSTEGIGVPAASNSITEDECLQTVTMDVIKAEFEVDPLFLDTDEEEKKPILEERNLVDQYLTGIKEEYVDQSHDFKSEIKFEEDPAPVSFAVVKREPEEEQSDFNAGPRVEVTAEDNEVFAERIAATNERAVSSEFHTIAHETPKNSGSSGEPARTHKDEKQLELESSEICYSTAEKLNGPVPKDVGKKTLKCDVCAKCFSNLGNLKTHERLHAGEKPFKCNVCGRCFSQSSGLRSHKHVHTGEKPLKCGFCGKDFALSSTLKIHERLHTGVKPFKCDVCGKCFAKSSVARAHERLHTGERPFKCDVCGKCYTQSGNLSIHQKVHTGEKPFKCDVCGKCYSQSYKLKSHKRLHTGEKPFKCDICGKRYAQSGNIRAHERLHTDHKPFKCDVCGKCYSLSCNLKAHKRTHTGEKPFKCEVCGKAFSHFSTLRRHEVLHTGQKPFKCDVCGKCFSRSGSLKTHQRLHTGEKPFKCDICGKCYSQSSNLRSHERLHAAEKSFKCDVCGKCFSQSAYLRAHASLHTGDKPFKCNVCPKRFLISSNLKKHERSHTGEKPFKCDVCGKCYAQSGILKVHARSHTGDKPFKCDVCGKDFTTSGSLKRHERRHTGDKPFKCNTCGKCFSDSSNLSKHNRVHTG
- the LOC138705738 gene encoding zinc finger protein ZFP2-like isoform X3, whose protein sequence is MDVIKMEPDINPLPIPPSDTEEKKLLSQEGNVLDQHVTEIKTECKDDLISEMTFAEVEEENVSDLHMTEIKMECMDHSYELKSEMTFDETPVAVGFPEVKSQVEEAREFDHLEEEVKLEGATEEDEVSTEGIGVPAASNSITEDECLQTVTMDVIKAEFEVDPLFLDTDEEEKKPILEERNLVDQYLTGIKEEYVDQSHDFKSEIKFEEDPAPVSFAVVKREPEEEQSDFNAGPRVEVTAEDNEVFAERIAATNERAVSSEFHTIAHETPKNSGSSGEPARTHKDEKQLELESSEICYSTAEKLNGPVPKDVGKKTLKCDVCAKCFSNLGNLKTHERLHAGEKPFKCNVCGRCFSQSSGLRSHKHVHTGEKPLKCGFCGKDFALSSTLKIHERLHTGVKPFKCDVCGKCFAKSSVARAHERLHTGERPFKCDVCGKCYTQSGNLSIHQKVHTGEKPFKCDVCGKCYSQSYKLKSHKRLHTGEKPFKCDICGKRYAQSGNIRAHERLHTDHKPFKCDVCGKCYSLSCNLKAHKRTHTGEKPFKCEVCGKAFSHFSTLRRHEVLHTGQKPFKCDVCGKCFSRSGSLKTHQRLHTGEKPFKCDICGKCYSQSSNLRSHERLHAAEKSFKCDVCGLVQCHAGIQRHHLQAPRPSYHVFSTDYVNYAFVGLCIKAYSRKRPHHEPALSTSTASLPGQ
- the LOC138705738 gene encoding zinc finger protein 665-like isoform X5 translates to MDVIKAEFEVDPLFLDTDEEEKKPILEERNLVDQYLTGIKEEYVDQSHDFKSEIKFEEDPAPVSFAVVKREPEEEQSDFNAGPRVEVTAEDNEVFAERIAATNERAVSSEFHTIAHETPKNSGSSGEPARTHKDEKQLELESSEICYSTAEKLNGPVPKDVGKKTLKCDVCAKCFSNLGNLKTHERLHAGEKPFKCNVCGRCFSQSSGLRSHKHVHTGEKPLKCGFCGKDFALSSTLKIHERLHTGVKPFKCDVCGKCFAKSSVARAHERLHTGERPFKCDVCGKCYTQSGNLSIHQKVHTGEKPFKCDVCGKCYSQSYKLKSHKRLHTGEKPFKCDICGKRYAQSGNIRAHERLHTDHKPFKCDVCGKCYSLSCNLKAHKRTHTGEKPFKCEVCGKAFSHFSTLRRHEVLHTGQKPFKCDVCGKCFSRSGSLKTHQRLHTGEKPFKCDICGKCYSQSSNLRSHERLHAAEKSFKCDVCGKCFSQSAYLRAHASLHTGDKPFKCNVCPKRFLISSNLKKHERSHTGEKPFKCDVCGKCYAQSGILKVHARSHTGDKPFKCDVCGKDFTTSGSLKRHERRHTGDKPFKCNTCGKCFSDSSNLSKHNRVHTG
- the LOC138705738 gene encoding zinc finger protein 665-like isoform X1 — protein: MDVIKMEPDINPLPIPPSDTEEKKLLSQEGNVLDQHVTEIKTECKDDLISEMTFAEVEEENVSDLHMTEIKMECMDHSYELKSEMTFDETPVAVGFPEVKSQVEEAREFDHLEEEVKLEGATEEDEVSTEGIGVPAASNSITEDECLQTVTMDVIKAEFEVDPLFLDTDEEEKKPILEERNLVDQYLTGIKEEYVDQSHDFKSEIKFEEDPAPVSFAVVKREPEEEQSDFNAGPRVEVTAEDNEVFAERIAATNERAVSSEFHTIAHETPKNSGSSGEPARTHKDEKQLELESSEICYSTAEKLNGPVPKDVGKKTLKCDVCAKCFSNLGNLKTHERLHAGEKPFKCNVCGRCFSQSSGLRSHKHVHTGEKPLKCGFCGKDFALSSTLKIHERLHTGVKPFKCDVCGKCFAKSSVARAHERLHTGERPFKCDVCGKCYTQSGNLSIHQKVHTGEKPFKCDVCGKCYSQSYKLKSHKRLHTGEKPFKCDICGKRYAQSGNIRAHERLHTDHKPFKCDVCGKCYSLSCNLKAHKRTHTGEKPFKCEVCGKAFSHFSTLRRHEVLHTGQKPFKCDVCGKCFSRSGSLKTHQRLHTGEKPFKCDICGKCYSQSSNLRSHERLHAAEKSFKCDVCGKCFSQSAYLRAHASLHTGDKPFKCNVCPKRFLISSNLKKHERSHTGEKPFKCDVCGKCYAQSGILKVHARSHTGDKPFKCDVCGKDFTTSGSLKRHERRHTGDKPFKCNTCGKCFSDSSNLSKHNRVHTG
- the LOC138705738 gene encoding zinc finger protein 665-like isoform X4, which encodes MKSLLRVTMDVIKAEFEVDPLFLDTDEEEKKPILEERNLVDQYLTGIKEEYVDQSHDFKSEIKFEEDPAPVSFAVVKREPEEEQSDFNAGPRVEVTAEDNEVFAERIAATNERAVSSEFHTIAHETPKNSGSSGEPARTHKDEKQLELESSEICYSTAEKLNGPVPKDVGKKTLKCDVCAKCFSNLGNLKTHERLHAGEKPFKCNVCGRCFSQSSGLRSHKHVHTGEKPLKCGFCGKDFALSSTLKIHERLHTGVKPFKCDVCGKCFAKSSVARAHERLHTGERPFKCDVCGKCYTQSGNLSIHQKVHTGEKPFKCDVCGKCYSQSYKLKSHKRLHTGEKPFKCDICGKRYAQSGNIRAHERLHTDHKPFKCDVCGKCYSLSCNLKAHKRTHTGEKPFKCEVCGKAFSHFSTLRRHEVLHTGQKPFKCDVCGKCFSRSGSLKTHQRLHTGEKPFKCDICGKCYSQSSNLRSHERLHAAEKSFKCDVCGKCFSQSAYLRAHASLHTGDKPFKCNVCPKRFLISSNLKKHERSHTGEKPFKCDVCGKCYAQSGILKVHARSHTGDKPFKCDVCGKDFTTSGSLKRHERRHTGDKPFKCNTCGKCFSDSSNLSKHNRVHTG